One Falsihalocynthiibacter arcticus DNA segment encodes these proteins:
- a CDS encoding SDR family oxidoreductase, whose product MKKHLLSFGHGYSAQAFSALLDPDLWQITGTSRAGGNQTIAWPGTSISPALETATHVLVSIAPDENGDVVLKTLGDEIARAAPHLEWVGYLSTTGVYGNHDGGWVDEATPLTPSTKRGEMRVLAESQWQELAKSAGLPLHIFRLAGIYGPGRGPFAKVRNGTARRIIKKNQVFSRTHVADIAQVLAASVAHPNPGAIYNVCDDFPAPPEDVIGFAAELLGAPIPPAIDFDTAEMSPMARSFYAESKRVRNDKIRDELGVKLLFPDYQSGLRALLEED is encoded by the coding sequence ATGAAAAAACACCTCTTATCCTTCGGCCACGGCTACAGCGCACAGGCGTTTAGTGCCCTATTAGACCCTGATCTATGGCAAATCACAGGCACGAGTCGTGCGGGTGGTAACCAGACCATCGCATGGCCGGGAACGTCGATTTCCCCTGCATTAGAAACTGCAACGCATGTGTTAGTGTCAATTGCGCCGGATGAGAATGGTGACGTTGTCCTCAAAACACTTGGCGATGAAATCGCCCGCGCTGCACCGCACCTTGAATGGGTTGGGTATCTTTCGACAACGGGCGTTTATGGCAACCATGACGGCGGCTGGGTTGATGAGGCTACGCCGCTCACGCCTTCAACAAAGCGCGGCGAAATGCGCGTCTTGGCGGAATCTCAATGGCAAGAACTGGCTAAATCCGCGGGGCTACCTCTTCATATATTTCGCCTTGCGGGGATTTACGGCCCAGGGCGTGGCCCCTTTGCAAAGGTGCGCAATGGAACGGCACGCAGGATTATCAAGAAAAATCAGGTCTTTTCGCGGACCCATGTCGCGGACATTGCGCAAGTTTTGGCGGCCAGCGTGGCGCACCCCAACCCGGGGGCGATTTATAACGTCTGTGATGACTTCCCTGCGCCACCCGAGGACGTGATCGGTTTTGCCGCCGAACTTCTCGGCGCGCCAATCCCACCCGCGATTGATTTTGACACAGCAGAAATGTCACCGATGGCGCGAAGCTTTTATGCAGAGTCAAAACGGGTTCGAAACGACAAAATCAGAGACGAATTAGGCGTAAAGCTGTTGTTTCCCGACTATCAATCGGGCCTACGCGCCTTATTAGAGGAAGATTAA
- the ade gene encoding adenine deaminase: MENSPLKTWPESAARLVAVAAGREAADLVIRNGKWVNVHTREVLEGYDLAIADGRFAYCGPDAQHCIGPDTEIIDADGAFMIPGLCDAHMHIESGMLTPAEFTRAVVPHGTTSMFTDPHEIANVLGLEGVRLMHDEALLQPINVFTQMPSCAPSAPGLETTGFEITPEDVVEAMNWPGIIGLGEMMNFPGVVNGDPKMLAEIAATQNAGKTVGGHYASPDLGPAFHAYAAGGPADDHEGTCEADAIARVRQGMRHMMRLGSAWYDVESQITAVTEKGLDPRSFILCTDDCHSGTLVNEGHMNRVVRHAIACGCDPVIALQMATINTATHFGLERELGSIAPGRRADVILTSDLTTLPIDRVIARGVTVAQDGEIKVDCPHLKWPTHARQTVNLGRDRVAEDFEIKAPEGANAVTVKVIGVVENQAPTKALTRDLLVVDGLIEGDQAQDVCQIALVERHLGTGGVTNAFVSGFQYQGRMAIASTVAHDSHHMIVVGTDRANMAAAANRLGEVGGGVTVFQDGKELALVELPIAGLMSDLPAKVVAAKADKLVEAMLDCGCTLNNAYMQHSLLALVVIPELRISDLGLVDVTKFELTDLIEDKE; the protein is encoded by the coding sequence ATGGAAAATAGCCCCCTTAAAACTTGGCCCGAAAGTGCAGCCCGACTGGTTGCTGTCGCGGCCGGAAGAGAAGCCGCAGACCTCGTCATTCGCAATGGCAAATGGGTCAATGTTCACACGCGCGAAGTGCTAGAAGGTTATGATTTAGCCATCGCGGACGGGCGCTTTGCCTATTGCGGGCCTGACGCGCAACATTGCATTGGTCCAGACACGGAGATCATCGACGCCGACGGCGCATTTATGATCCCCGGTCTGTGCGACGCGCATATGCACATCGAGAGCGGCATGTTGACGCCCGCTGAATTCACCCGTGCCGTTGTGCCCCATGGCACGACGTCGATGTTCACGGATCCCCATGAAATCGCAAATGTCCTTGGGCTTGAGGGCGTGCGTTTGATGCATGATGAGGCTCTATTGCAGCCCATAAATGTGTTTACCCAGATGCCAAGCTGTGCGCCTTCGGCACCGGGGTTGGAGACTACGGGTTTTGAGATTACGCCAGAGGATGTGGTTGAGGCGATGAACTGGCCCGGAATTATCGGCCTTGGCGAGATGATGAACTTCCCCGGTGTGGTCAATGGCGATCCAAAAATGCTGGCCGAAATCGCCGCTACCCAGAATGCGGGTAAAACGGTTGGTGGTCACTATGCCAGTCCCGATTTAGGCCCAGCCTTTCATGCCTATGCGGCGGGTGGCCCAGCGGATGATCACGAGGGAACCTGTGAGGCCGATGCGATTGCGCGCGTGCGTCAAGGGATGCGCCACATGATGCGGCTTGGCTCCGCATGGTATGACGTCGAAAGCCAAATTACTGCCGTGACCGAAAAAGGCCTCGACCCGCGCAGCTTTATTCTATGCACCGATGACTGCCATTCAGGGACGTTGGTAAATGAGGGCCACATGAATCGTGTGGTGCGCCATGCGATTGCCTGCGGATGTGATCCTGTAATTGCGCTGCAAATGGCGACGATTAACACGGCAACGCATTTCGGTTTGGAGCGTGAACTAGGCTCTATTGCACCCGGACGGCGGGCCGATGTGATCCTCACGAGCGATTTGACAACTCTGCCGATTGACCGCGTGATTGCGCGTGGCGTGACCGTGGCACAGGATGGAGAGATCAAGGTCGATTGCCCCCATCTTAAGTGGCCCACACATGCGCGGCAAACTGTGAACCTTGGTCGTGACCGTGTCGCCGAAGATTTTGAAATCAAGGCTCCCGAAGGGGCAAATGCAGTGACTGTTAAAGTCATCGGCGTGGTTGAAAATCAAGCGCCGACAAAGGCTCTAACACGGGATCTTTTGGTGGTTGATGGTTTGATCGAAGGGGATCAAGCACAAGACGTTTGCCAGATTGCTTTGGTCGAACGTCATTTGGGCACCGGCGGCGTGACCAATGCCTTTGTTTCGGGTTTCCAATATCAAGGCCGCATGGCTATTGCTTCGACTGTTGCGCATGATAGCCACCATATGATTGTCGTTGGAACGGACCGCGCAAATATGGCCGCAGCTGCAAACCGATTGGGCGAAGTTGGTGGCGGCGTGACTGTTTTTCAGGACGGTAAGGAGCTGGCTTTGGTCGAACTTCCGATTGCTGGGCTTATGTCGGATTTACCTGCCAAAGTCGTGGCGGCGAAGGCTGACAAATTGGTCGAAGCGATGTTGGACTGTGGTTGCACCCTGAACAATGCGTATATGCAGCATTCCTTGCTGGCGTTGGTTGTGATCCCCGAGTTACGGATCAGCGATCTTGGCCTTGTGGATGTAACAAAATTCGAACTGACCGATTTGATTGAGGATAAAGAATGA
- a CDS encoding AMP nucleosidase — protein MRTEDLNLPVHTPPTARPENFDSAEAAVARLTELYQEASSFLCEKFSSKVLGPRPDAKYRAFYPEIRITTTSFALSDSRLSFGYVAEPGTYAATITRPDLFKGYLTEQIGLLLRNHNVPVSVGISTTPMPVHFAVANDEDVTVPQDGAMRFPLRDVFDVPNLATTNDDIVNGFNTVSSDGTGPLAPFTAQRVDYSLARLQHYTATRAEHFQNFVLFTNYQFYVEEFEAYARKVLADKSSGYTSFVSTGNVVITDPHTPIIPPEKSPQMPTYHLKRKDGSGITLVNIGVGPSNAKTATDHIAVLRPHAWLMVGHCAGLRNSQSLGDFVLAHGYLREDHVLDDDLPPWVPIPALAEIQIALEDAVESVTQLKGYDLKRIMRTGTVATIDNRNWELRDQSGPVQRLSQSRAVALDMESATIAANGFRFRVPYGTLLCVSDKPLHGELKLPGMASDFYKTQVARHLQIGIQAMESLRSQPLEKIHSRKLRSFDETAFL, from the coding sequence ATGAGAACCGAAGACTTGAATTTACCAGTCCACACACCACCGACAGCTCGGCCCGAAAACTTTGACTCGGCGGAGGCAGCGGTCGCACGTCTTACGGAACTCTACCAAGAAGCCTCCAGCTTTTTGTGCGAAAAATTTAGCTCTAAAGTTTTGGGCCCGCGCCCCGATGCAAAATACCGCGCCTTTTACCCGGAGATTAGAATCACAACGACCAGTTTTGCGCTTTCCGACAGCCGTTTGTCCTTTGGCTATGTCGCCGAACCTGGAACCTACGCCGCGACAATCACACGCCCGGATTTGTTCAAAGGCTATCTGACTGAGCAAATCGGACTGCTCCTTCGCAACCACAACGTGCCTGTGTCTGTGGGTATCTCGACGACTCCGATGCCGGTGCATTTTGCCGTCGCCAATGATGAGGATGTGACAGTACCTCAAGATGGTGCGATGAGATTCCCCCTGCGCGATGTGTTTGACGTTCCCAATTTGGCTACAACAAACGACGATATCGTCAACGGGTTCAACACGGTTTCGAGTGATGGCACGGGCCCCTTGGCCCCCTTCACTGCACAACGTGTCGATTATTCCTTGGCGCGCCTTCAACACTATACCGCTACTCGGGCTGAGCATTTCCAGAACTTCGTACTGTTTACCAACTACCAATTCTATGTGGAGGAATTTGAGGCCTATGCCCGTAAGGTCTTGGCCGACAAGTCCTCTGGGTACACGTCCTTTGTCTCCACTGGCAATGTTGTGATTACTGATCCGCACACGCCGATCATCCCGCCCGAAAAGTCCCCACAGATGCCGACCTACCACCTGAAACGCAAAGACGGTTCGGGCATTACTTTGGTCAACATCGGGGTTGGGCCGAGCAATGCAAAAACCGCCACCGATCACATTGCGGTGCTGCGTCCTCATGCGTGGCTCATGGTGGGACATTGCGCGGGGCTTCGGAATTCCCAGAGCCTTGGCGACTTCGTTCTCGCGCACGGATATCTACGCGAAGATCACGTTTTGGACGATGATCTTCCACCTTGGGTGCCGATTCCCGCCCTCGCCGAAATTCAAATCGCCCTTGAGGATGCGGTCGAATCTGTGACCCAACTAAAGGGGTATGATTTGAAGCGGATTATGCGGACAGGAACGGTCGCCACCATAGACAACCGGAATTGGGAATTGCGCGATCAATCCGGCCCCGTTCAACGGCTCTCACAATCGCGCGCGGTTGCGCTAGATATGGAAAGCGCGACCATTGCGGCCAACGGTTTTCGCTTCCGTGTTCCCTATGGAACGCTGCTCTGTGTCTCGGATAAACCCCTCCACGGAGAACTCAAACTCCCCGGTATGGCGAGCGATTTTTACAAGACTCAGGTGGCCAGACATCTCCAAATCGGGATACAGGCCATGGAGAGTCTGCGCTCGCAACCTTTGGAGAAAATCCATTCTCGCAAGCTCAGAAGCTTCGATGAAACGGCATTTTTGTAA
- a CDS encoding HU family DNA-binding protein, with product MAKPMTKTQLVAALAEEMGSDKKSAGGALDAVIAIITREVSAGGSVTLPGVGKIYCRERPERTVRNPATGEQIQKEADKVVKMTIAKALKDSVNG from the coding sequence ATGGCAAAACCAATGACCAAGACCCAACTTGTAGCTGCACTCGCAGAGGAAATGGGCTCAGACAAAAAATCCGCAGGCGGCGCACTTGATGCCGTAATCGCGATTATTACACGCGAAGTTTCTGCTGGTGGTTCCGTGACACTTCCAGGCGTTGGCAAAATCTATTGCCGCGAGCGTCCTGAGCGTACAGTTCGCAACCCAGCAACTGGCGAGCAAATTCAAAAAGAAGCCGACAAAGTTGTCAAAATGACAATTGCAAAAGCGCTTAAAGATAGCGTGAACGGCTAA
- a CDS encoding cytochrome c biogenesis CcdA family protein → MELVFGYLAGLLTLINPCVLPVLPIVLATALQASPRGPLALAAGMSLTFVVLGVALSTIGLAVGILPEDVARIGAVLMVVFGVVLLVPKLGDKFSRATSGLSLKADQNIDGLNRESLWGQFWGGALLGAVWSPCVGPTLGGAIALATQGESLVWATLIMVSFALGVSTVILLLAYGARATLLKRQALMRRIAAKSRVIMGITFILVGAAIYFQLHIILERWALQNLPAWLVDFSVSI, encoded by the coding sequence ATGGAATTAGTTTTTGGATATCTGGCGGGACTTCTAACGTTGATCAACCCCTGCGTTTTGCCGGTATTGCCGATTGTTCTGGCGACGGCCCTTCAGGCCAGCCCGCGCGGCCCACTGGCCCTTGCTGCGGGCATGTCGCTGACCTTTGTTGTGCTTGGCGTGGCGCTTTCCACCATCGGCCTTGCGGTGGGGATATTGCCAGAGGATGTCGCCCGTATCGGCGCGGTGTTGATGGTGGTCTTTGGCGTAGTTCTACTGGTGCCCAAACTCGGCGATAAATTCAGCCGCGCGACATCCGGCCTTTCACTGAAAGCAGATCAAAACATTGACGGCTTAAATCGCGAGTCGCTTTGGGGACAGTTCTGGGGCGGAGCACTGTTGGGCGCGGTCTGGAGTCCCTGTGTTGGACCCACCTTGGGCGGCGCGATTGCACTTGCCACCCAAGGAGAGAGCCTCGTTTGGGCCACGTTGATTATGGTGAGTTTTGCCCTCGGAGTCTCGACAGTGATCCTGCTGTTGGCCTATGGCGCGCGCGCAACCTTGCTTAAGCGACAGGCTCTAATGCGCCGAATTGCGGCAAAGTCGCGCGTCATTATGGGGATCACCTTTATCCTCGTGGGCGCTGCAATCTACTTCCAACTTCACATCATTCTCGAGCGCTGGGCGTTGCAAAACCTTCCCGCGTGGCTCGTTGATTTTTCCGTTTCAATCTAG
- a CDS encoding thioredoxin family protein, translating to MDRRYFLAFTAALATLPLSAQANSGSVAYTPGLVDKALAEGKTVFIDFATDWCTTCAAQNRVIQKLRAENPAYDAGLLFVYFDWDQYSKDELARRLKIPRRSVLVVLKGDAEIGRVTLGTSEEEIKALLDAGIAA from the coding sequence ATGGACAGACGATATTTTCTTGCCTTCACTGCCGCCTTGGCAACGCTTCCCCTAAGCGCCCAAGCGAATTCTGGTTCGGTGGCTTATACGCCCGGATTGGTGGACAAAGCCCTCGCCGAAGGGAAAACTGTTTTCATCGATTTCGCCACGGATTGGTGCACCACCTGCGCGGCGCAGAACCGCGTAATTCAAAAGTTACGAGCGGAAAATCCTGCCTATGATGCGGGTCTATTGTTCGTGTATTTTGATTGGGATCAATATTCAAAAGACGAATTAGCTCGTCGCCTGAAAATTCCACGCCGGTCTGTTTTGGTTGTGTTGAAAGGCGACGCAGAAATTGGCCGCGTCACCCTTGGCACCAGCGAGGAAGAAATCAAAGCTCTGTTGGATGCGGGAATCGCAGCCTAG
- the aroC gene encoding chorismate synthase, whose translation MSMNSFGHLFRVTTWGESHGPALGATVDGCPPNVEINEAMLQKWLDLRKPGQNKYTTQRREADEVRILSGVFEGKTTGTPIQLMIENTDQRSKDYGDIVEKFRPGHADITYYQKYGIRDHRGGGRSSARETAARVAAGGIARAVLDILLPDLKIKGFMVQMGPHSIDRENFDWDQIDQNPFWTPDAISAKDWATYLDGLRKSGSSVGAIVEVVAQGAPAGLGAPVYAKLDTDLAAAMMSINAVKGVEIGEGMHAAVLTGEENADEIRMGSNGPEYTSNHAGGILGGISTGQDLVVRFAVKPTSSILTTRKTVSKAGDDTEIITKGRHDPCVGIRAVPVGEAMMACVILDHFLLHRGQVGTNQGKIG comes from the coding sequence ATGTCGATGAACAGTTTTGGACACCTCTTTCGAGTCACAACTTGGGGTGAAAGCCACGGACCCGCCCTTGGGGCGACGGTTGACGGCTGCCCGCCCAATGTCGAAATCAACGAGGCGATGCTGCAAAAATGGCTCGACCTGCGCAAACCTGGTCAAAATAAATACACGACCCAGCGGCGCGAAGCAGATGAAGTTCGGATTCTGTCTGGCGTTTTTGAGGGGAAAACCACTGGCACGCCTATTCAGTTGATGATCGAGAACACCGATCAGCGCAGCAAGGACTACGGCGATATTGTCGAGAAATTCCGCCCCGGTCATGCCGATATTACCTACTATCAGAAATACGGAATTCGGGACCACCGTGGCGGCGGACGCAGTTCTGCCCGCGAAACGGCGGCGCGTGTAGCCGCAGGTGGGATTGCGCGCGCGGTTCTTGATATTTTGCTTCCTGATCTTAAGATCAAAGGATTCATGGTGCAAATGGGACCGCATTCCATTGACCGCGAAAATTTTGACTGGGATCAAATCGATCAAAACCCCTTTTGGACACCCGACGCGATATCGGCCAAAGATTGGGCAACCTACTTGGACGGGTTACGCAAATCTGGAAGTTCCGTCGGTGCGATTGTTGAGGTTGTGGCGCAGGGCGCGCCCGCAGGCCTCGGCGCGCCGGTTTATGCCAAGTTAGACACTGATTTGGCCGCCGCGATGATGAGTATTAACGCGGTAAAAGGCGTTGAAATTGGCGAGGGCATGCATGCTGCAGTACTGACAGGCGAAGAAAACGCCGACGAAATTCGTATGGGTTCGAACGGACCGGAATATACTTCAAACCACGCGGGCGGCATTCTGGGCGGGATTAGCACAGGCCAAGACCTCGTGGTGCGCTTTGCGGTCAAGCCAACATCCTCGATCCTCACGACCCGCAAAACAGTGTCTAAAGCAGGCGATGATACCGAAATCATCACCAAAGGCCGCCACGACCCCTGTGTCGGGATTCGCGCCGTTCCCGTGGGCGAAGCAATGATGGCCTGCGTGATTTTGGACCATTTTTTACTTCACCGTGGGCAAGTCGGCACGAACCAAGGGAAGATCGGCTAG
- the thiB gene encoding thiamine ABC transporter substrate binding subunit: MKYSMIAAGIVLASAATADTQELTVYTYDSFVSDWGPGPAIEKAFEAQCECDLKLVGAGDGAALLARVRLEGVRTKADIVLGLDTNLTAAAAETGLFALHGQEGVAFDLPIEWEDTMFIPYDWGYFAFIYDNTKISTPPANFKELAASDLKIVIQDPRSSTPGLGLLMWVKAAYGDEAPAIWEALSDNIITVTKGWSEAYGMFLEGEADMVLSYTTSPAYHLIAEEDASKSAAPFEEGHYLQVEVAAKVAHTDHSDLADEFLAFMVSDAFQSIIPTTNWMYPAVTPDDGLPEGFETLTIPTEALLFAAGDAQAERDGALEEWRLSLSK; encoded by the coding sequence ATGAAATATTCCATGATTGCAGCGGGTATCGTTTTGGCCAGCGCGGCCACGGCGGATACCCAAGAGCTGACAGTTTATACCTACGATAGTTTTGTGTCCGATTGGGGGCCGGGTCCGGCGATTGAGAAAGCGTTTGAAGCGCAATGCGAATGCGACTTGAAACTGGTTGGTGCGGGCGATGGTGCCGCCCTTTTGGCGCGCGTCCGTCTTGAAGGCGTGCGAACAAAAGCTGACATTGTCCTTGGATTAGACACGAATTTGACGGCGGCTGCGGCGGAAACGGGTCTCTTTGCGTTGCACGGGCAGGAGGGCGTCGCGTTTGACTTACCAATCGAGTGGGAAGACACAATGTTCATCCCCTATGATTGGGGCTATTTCGCGTTTATCTATGACAATACAAAGATCTCCACCCCTCCTGCAAACTTTAAAGAGCTGGCAGCAAGCGATCTGAAAATCGTTATCCAAGACCCGCGCAGTTCCACACCGGGCCTTGGTCTTTTGATGTGGGTGAAGGCGGCCTATGGCGATGAAGCCCCCGCCATTTGGGAAGCGCTTTCGGACAATATTATCACCGTGACCAAAGGCTGGTCCGAGGCCTATGGCATGTTCCTTGAAGGCGAGGCCGATATGGTTTTGTCCTATACGACCAGCCCCGCCTATCATTTGATCGCGGAAGAGGACGCCAGCAAAAGTGCTGCGCCTTTTGAAGAGGGACACTACTTGCAAGTTGAGGTCGCGGCCAAGGTTGCGCATACCGATCACTCGGATTTGGCCGATGAATTTTTGGCGTTTATGGTGAGCGATGCGTTTCAGTCGATCATTCCGACAACCAATTGGATGTACCCCGCGGTGACGCCGGATGACGGTCTGCCTGAGGGGTTTGAAACTTTGACCATCCCAACAGAGGCGCTGCTTTTTGCAGCTGGGGATGCGCAAGCTGAACGGGACGGAGCGCTTGAGGAATGGCGTCTCTCTCTGTCAAAATAA
- a CDS encoding thiamine/thiamine pyrophosphate ABC transporter permease ThiP translates to MASLSVKIKRQRGIGFWVGAAVAALILFLCFGTVGIVAWRAEAGSTINEADISALTFTVKQALLSAFFSVILAIPVARALARRSFFGRRVLITLLGAPFVLPVIVAVLGLLAVFGRSGIVSWLLGQFGIAPIHIYGLHGVVLAHVFFNLPLAVRLILQGWLAIPSEQFRLAASLGCKARDRRRLLEYPMLAEVVPGAFAIIFLICTTSFAVALAIGGGPKSTTLELAIYHAFRFDFDLSKAALLAILQVALSGCAALLAWRLARAASVGGGFDRMVNHYATGSSHVGDSVWLLMTSLFLGLPLAMIVIDGVPRFFSLPLSVWQAAGRSFLVSMATTGLTVVFGLSLAFWVTRLRGTARGLGEAIGYLTVAVSPLVMGAGLFIVIFEFASPQDWALPITALVNSIVALPFAMRVFLPAVEACDARFGALAQSLDLKGFARFRLLEAPRLARPIGFVAGLAAALSMGDLGVVALFADPARATLPLALYDLMGAYRMADAAGAALLLMLLSLGVFYLFDRGGRTDAPL, encoded by the coding sequence ATGGCGTCTCTCTCTGTCAAAATAAAGCGCCAACGCGGCATAGGGTTCTGGGTGGGGGCGGCGGTGGCTGCTCTCATTCTATTCTTGTGCTTTGGCACCGTTGGCATTGTCGCGTGGCGCGCAGAAGCCGGCAGCACGATTAACGAGGCAGACATTTCCGCTCTGACATTTACGGTCAAACAGGCGCTTCTCTCCGCGTTTTTTAGCGTGATTTTGGCAATCCCCGTAGCGCGGGCGTTGGCGCGGCGGTCGTTCTTTGGGCGGCGGGTGTTGATCACCTTACTTGGCGCGCCTTTCGTGCTTCCAGTTATTGTTGCTGTTCTTGGGTTGCTGGCAGTTTTTGGGCGCTCGGGAATTGTGAGTTGGCTTCTGGGGCAATTCGGAATCGCACCGATTCATATTTACGGTTTGCACGGCGTGGTTCTTGCGCATGTGTTCTTTAATCTGCCGCTTGCTGTGCGTCTGATCCTGCAAGGGTGGTTGGCGATCCCGTCGGAACAATTTCGCCTCGCGGCGTCCCTTGGATGTAAAGCGCGAGATCGTAGACGACTCCTTGAATATCCAATGCTCGCAGAGGTTGTTCCTGGGGCCTTCGCGATTATCTTTCTCATCTGCACAACGAGTTTCGCGGTCGCGCTTGCTATCGGGGGCGGGCCAAAATCAACGACGCTTGAGCTCGCGATTTATCATGCCTTCCGCTTTGATTTCGACCTGAGCAAAGCCGCGCTTCTGGCGATTTTGCAAGTTGCTCTGTCGGGCTGCGCGGCTCTCTTGGCTTGGCGTTTGGCGCGGGCTGCATCTGTGGGCGGGGGATTTGATCGTATGGTAAATCATTATGCGACAGGGAGTTCGCATGTGGGGGATAGTGTCTGGCTTTTGATGACGTCTCTCTTCTTGGGGCTGCCGCTGGCGATGATTGTGATTGACGGGGTTCCGAGGTTTTTTTCGCTGCCGCTTTCGGTGTGGCAGGCTGCGGGGCGCTCCTTTTTGGTGTCGATGGCGACCACAGGCTTGACCGTTGTGTTTGGGCTATCACTGGCGTTTTGGGTGACGCGTTTGCGGGGGACGGCGCGTGGTTTGGGGGAGGCTATTGGCTATCTGACAGTCGCGGTTTCGCCACTTGTTATGGGAGCGGGATTGTTCATTGTGATCTTTGAATTTGCGAGTCCGCAGGATTGGGCGTTGCCGATTACGGCCTTGGTGAATTCGATCGTGGCATTGCCGTTTGCGATGCGGGTTTTCTTGCCAGCGGTTGAGGCCTGTGACGCGCGGTTTGGGGCTTTGGCACAGAGCCTTGACCTGAAGGGATTTGCACGTTTTCGATTGTTGGAAGCGCCGCGTTTGGCGCGTCCGATTGGCTTTGTCGCAGGGCTGGCCGCAGCGCTTTCGATGGGGGATTTGGGCGTGGTCGCGCTGTTTGCGGACCCTGCGCGCGCGACACTGCCTTTGGCGCTTTATGACTTGATGGGGGCCTACCGTATGGCCGATGCGGCGGGGGCTGCGCTGTTGTTGATGCTACTTTCACTGGGTGTTTTTTATCTGTTTGACCGAGGAGGGCGCACCGATGCTCCGCTTTGA
- a CDS encoding ATP-binding cassette domain-containing protein — protein sequence MLRFDNVTLMQGSFALKADFEIETGDHVAVIGPSGAGKSTLISAVAGFLAPTTGKIFWQGQDLASLGPGARPMSILFQDNNLFPHLSVAQNVGLGLRPDLRLSKEESARVAEALEQVGLEAKAESKPAELSGGQMARVAIARMVLRARPLMLLDEPFSALGPALKREMLQLVSDVANDTGATLLMITHDPEDARRIAQKTVLVAGGNALPPMDTQDALDDPPAELAAYLGV from the coding sequence ATGCTCCGCTTTGACAATGTGACCCTAATGCAGGGGAGTTTCGCCTTAAAGGCCGATTTTGAGATCGAAACTGGCGATCATGTTGCGGTGATCGGGCCTTCTGGTGCGGGGAAGTCGACGCTAATTTCTGCGGTCGCTGGTTTCCTTGCGCCAACGACGGGAAAGATCTTTTGGCAGGGGCAGGATTTGGCCTCATTAGGGCCGGGTGCGCGGCCCATGAGTATCTTGTTTCAGGACAACAACCTGTTTCCGCATCTCTCCGTTGCCCAGAACGTGGGGCTTGGGCTTCGGCCCGATTTGCGGTTGTCCAAGGAGGAGAGCGCGCGGGTTGCAGAGGCGTTGGAACAAGTAGGGTTGGAGGCGAAAGCCGAGAGCAAACCGGCGGAACTTTCGGGGGGGCAAATGGCGCGTGTGGCGATCGCGCGGATGGTGCTGCGGGCCCGTCCATTGATGCTGTTGGATGAGCCGTTTTCGGCGCTTGGACCCGCGCTTAAACGCGAGATGTTGCAGCTTGTGAGTGACGTTGCCAACGACACGGGCGCGACGCTTTTGATGATCACCCACGACCCCGAAGATGCCCGTCGGATCGCGCAGAAAACCGTGCTGGTGGCGGGGGGCAATGCGTTGCCACCGATGGACACGCAGGACGCGTTGGATGATCCGCCCGCAGAGCTTGCGGCCTATCTTGGGGTCTAG
- a CDS encoding cytochrome c1 — MIKKLTLSAFAAVILSAGSAFAAGDEASIHDADFSYEGPFGKYDQNQLQRGLKVYTEVCSACHGLQYVALRTLGDAGGPELPEEQVRAYSTQFEVFDPELDDFREAKPSDHFPASGLENAPDLSLMAKKRAAFHGPYGTGLNQLIQGIGGPEYIAALLTSYTGEEKEEAGSTFYENTAFPGGWIAMAPPLAGEDVDFDDGHSNEIHHEAEDVAAFLMWTAEPKMMARKQAGFVAVLMLLLLSVLLYLVNKKIWAPYKRKH; from the coding sequence ATGATCAAGAAACTCACCCTTTCCGCCTTTGCTGCTGTCATTTTATCAGCAGGATCGGCTTTCGCAGCGGGCGACGAAGCCAGCATCCATGATGCGGATTTCTCTTACGAAGGTCCCTTTGGTAAATACGACCAAAACCAACTTCAACGTGGCCTCAAGGTTTACACTGAAGTTTGTTCGGCCTGTCACGGCTTGCAATACGTCGCTTTGCGCACCCTTGGGGACGCAGGCGGCCCTGAGCTTCCCGAAGAGCAGGTTCGCGCCTATTCCACTCAGTTCGAAGTTTTCGATCCTGAGTTGGATGACTTCCGCGAAGCCAAACCTTCCGATCACTTCCCCGCTTCGGGTCTTGAAAACGCCCCTGATCTCTCGCTCATGGCCAAAAAACGCGCTGCGTTCCACGGCCCATACGGCACAGGGCTCAACCAGCTTATTCAGGGCATCGGTGGACCAGAATACATCGCCGCTCTCCTCACCAGCTACACAGGTGAAGAAAAAGAAGAAGCCGGATCGACGTTCTATGAAAACACCGCCTTCCCTGGTGGCTGGATCGCGATGGCTCCCCCTCTTGCCGGCGAAGATGTTGATTTCGACGACGGTCACAGCAACGAAATCCACCACGAAGCCGAAGATGTTGCGGCCTTCTTGATGTGGACTGCAGAGCCAAAAATGATGGCCCGCAAGCAGGCTGGCTTCGTCGCCGTGCTGATGCTTTTGCTTCTGTCCGTGCTTCTGTATCTGGTCAACAAAAAGATTTGGGCGCCCTACAAACGCAAACACTAG